One window of the Cyanobacteria bacterium GSL.Bin1 genome contains the following:
- a CDS encoding photosystem II reaction center protein Ycf12, translating into MEALTSFLGSINYEVIFQLTFVALIMISGPVVIFLLAVRGGDL; encoded by the coding sequence ATGGAAGCCTTAACTAGTTTTTTAGGAAGCATCAATTATGAAGTCATTTTTCAGTTAACCTTTGTGGCCCTGATTATGATTTCTGGTCCAGTGGTGATTTTTTTACTCGCTGTCCGTGGAGGCGACCTCTAA
- a CDS encoding DUF4359 domain-containing protein, with amino-acid sequence MKRQPWQSSTLIGSLAVLGVGLILAFTNPHRHAYQNYAAQQASVYLQKQGCTKVPNVFGNFLQQQCNLFVKQSQPYLKPMVNLSTRRHNYFLFSIYETQFSINNSFPDYSAKTVGLLNLFWTYESGLKLSE; translated from the coding sequence ATGAAACGACAACCTTGGCAATCCAGTACCCTAATCGGCAGTCTTGCCGTCCTTGGCGTCGGGCTCATTCTAGCATTCACTAACCCCCATCGTCATGCTTATCAGAACTATGCTGCCCAACAAGCTAGTGTTTATTTACAAAAGCAGGGTTGCACAAAAGTCCCAAATGTCTTCGGTAACTTTTTACAGCAACAATGTAATTTGTTTGTAAAACAGAGTCAACCGTATCTCAAGCCTATGGTTAATTTATCAACTCGGCGACACAATTATTTTTTATTTAGTATTTATGAAACGCAGTTTTCTATAAACAACAGCTTTCCAGATTATAGTGCGAAAACGGTTGGCTTGCTGAATTTATTTTGGACTTATGAAAGTGGACTCAAACTAAGCGAATAA
- a CDS encoding 1,4-dihydroxy-2-naphthoyl-CoA hydrolase produces MKDRSPLRIPYRVRLADTDAAGVVYFAHLLQMCHTAYEEVLINQGINLQEYLTQGTIALPIIHGEIDCLRPIYWGDQVLIALTPQFLSDTELLIGYELTADAEFREILARGKTRHVCINPSTRKRLPFPPEIKQSLAT; encoded by the coding sequence ATGAAAGATCGATCACCCTTAAGGATTCCCTATCGGGTGCGTCTAGCGGATACAGATGCAGCAGGCGTTGTTTATTTCGCTCATCTTTTACAGATGTGCCATACGGCTTATGAAGAAGTTCTCATTAATCAGGGAATTAATCTTCAAGAATATCTGACTCAGGGAACAATTGCGCTGCCAATTATTCATGGAGAAATAGATTGCTTGCGTCCAATTTATTGGGGAGATCAAGTTTTGATTGCTTTGACTCCCCAATTTCTTTCTGACACGGAACTATTAATTGGGTATGAATTAACAGCAGATGCTGAGTTTAGGGAAATTTTGGCACGAGGAAAAACCCGGCACGTTTGTATCAATCCTAGTACTCGTAAGCGTTTGCCGTTCCCGCCTGAGATTAAACAGTCTCTAGCCACCTAA
- a CDS encoding M48 family metalloprotease encodes MKHNLIGLKANEFRHPLDLEATQTLQQFPGWDIAVRTVLGGVAEQFFYLENVAASVQVNEKQLPHLHKLLIEACQRLDLDVPELYIKQNPAPNAYTFAMRGKQPFIVLHTSLIELLTPEEIQAVIAHELGHLKCEHGVYLTLVNLLVLAAGLLPNWGVILAQSLQEQMLEWIRCAEFSCDRAALLAVQEPKVVMSVLMKLAGGSPTLAPQLNLDAFIEQARAYDQMSESQLGELLKNAHTQQLSHPVPVIRAQTIDRWGSSSDYQRLLEKHQTGYNNQAEIKGKWRNW; translated from the coding sequence GTGAAACACAATTTAATTGGACTGAAAGCTAACGAATTCCGGCATCCCCTTGATTTAGAAGCCACACAAACTCTCCAACAATTTCCCGGTTGGGATATTGCTGTGAGAACCGTCTTAGGAGGGGTTGCTGAGCAATTTTTCTATCTAGAAAACGTGGCGGCTAGTGTACAAGTCAATGAAAAACAACTGCCTCATCTCCATAAACTTTTAATAGAAGCCTGTCAGCGACTAGATTTAGATGTTCCCGAACTCTACATCAAGCAAAATCCTGCCCCGAATGCGTATACCTTTGCGATGCGGGGGAAACAGCCCTTTATCGTCCTTCATACTTCATTAATTGAACTCCTCACCCCAGAAGAAATCCAAGCGGTTATTGCCCATGAATTGGGGCATCTGAAATGTGAACATGGGGTCTATCTAACCCTCGTTAATTTGCTGGTGTTAGCAGCAGGATTATTACCCAACTGGGGAGTAATTTTGGCTCAATCCTTACAAGAGCAGATGTTAGAGTGGATTCGATGTGCTGAGTTTAGCTGCGATCGCGCTGCCCTGTTAGCGGTACAAGAGCCCAAAGTGGTGATGTCCGTCTTAATGAAACTGGCTGGGGGATCTCCGACGCTAGCGCCACAGTTAAACCTCGACGCCTTTATCGAGCAAGCAAGAGCGTATGACCAAATGAGTGAATCCCAACTCGGAGAACTCCTGAAAAATGCTCACACTCAACAACTCAGTCATCCCGTTCCTGTGATTCGTGCCCAAACCATCGACCGTTGGGGAAGTTCCTCCGACTATCAACGCTTGCTAGAGAAACATCAAACAGGTTATAATAATCAGGCGGAAATTAAGGGCAAGTGGCGGAATTGGTAG
- a CDS encoding DUF29 family protein → MDNHHRSATYHLDFYAWTQEQAKLLRNQQFQNLDWENIAEELEDMGRSEKRELGSRLEVLMMHLLKWQFQPALRSRSWELTIKEQRLRLEKLLAENPSLKSSLAEVMEKVYPLASLGAEKETGLSTFPDACPYSLPEILAADFFPDS, encoded by the coding sequence ATGGATAACCATCACCGAAGCGCTACCTATCATCTTGATTTCTATGCGTGGACGCAAGAACAAGCAAAATTGCTCAGAAATCAACAATTCCAGAATCTAGACTGGGAAAATATTGCGGAAGAACTTGAAGATATGGGGCGATCTGAGAAGCGAGAGTTAGGAAGCAGATTGGAAGTCCTAATGATGCATTTACTGAAATGGCAATTCCAACCCGCTTTACGATCTCGCAGTTGGGAATTAACGATTAAAGAACAACGCCTCCGCTTAGAAAAACTCCTTGCTGAGAATCCGAGTCTCAAATCAAGCTTAGCCGAGGTGATGGAAAAGGTTTATCCTCTGGCAAGTTTGGGCGCTGAGAAAGAAACCGGTTTATCTACTTTTCCTGATGCTTGTCCCTATTCTCTCCCAGAAATTTTAGCGGCTGATTTTTTCCCTGACAGTTAA